The Bifidobacterium bifidum ATCC 29521 = JCM 1255 = DSM 20456 region GCCCTGATGCATTGTTTTTGCCCCTGGAACGAGTCGCATGGGTGGATGAATTCTCTGAGTTCGGCCAGAGTGGTCCGTCTGCGTGCGGGGTCGCGGCATACCAGCGAGTCGCCGAATTCTATGAGGTCTTCGAGGGACAGCTCTTTGGCCATTTGGGCGAACAGCGCCTCGGGGGAGGTGCATAGGAGCCCATGCACCTCGATGGTTGCGCCCGAGGCGTTCGTATTGGGCCATACGCGGAGAATGATGTCTTTCGCGCGCGTCCGCCGCGTGGTTTTGAACGTGACAGTCGCGGCGGGGCGGTTCTTCGTTGATCTCAAACATGACCGCTTTCAGAACTCGCAGATACGAGAACTGTTTTGGCGGAAAATGGCGGTTTCGGGTTTCGTATCTGCGAGTTTTGAGAGCGTGTCGCACGGATTCGAGTTATCCACATTGCGTTCTGGCGCTTCAAAATCAGTGCAAAACTTGAGTCGCGTGCGCTCAACTTTCGGGAATAGAATGGGTGCCGAATCGGTTGTGCGTATCAGACACAGACGGAAAGCGCTGTGCGGGGCGGTTCGGATGTCGTGGGCCGCGGCCGCCAAGGCGCATGAGACATACGGAGGTTGATATGGAACAGAAGTTCACCACCATGGCCCAGGAAGTCATCGGTGATGCGATTCAGAGCGCGTCTGCCGCGGGCAACGCGCAGGTCGAGACACTGCACGTGATGGATGCGCTGCTGCGTCAGGAAAACGGCGTGATTCATGGACTGATTCAGGCGGCGGGCGGCAACCCGCAGGCGATTGGCGCCGCGGTGCGCAATGCTCTGGTTAAGATGCCGGCGGCGAGTGGGTCCACCACATCGCAGCCGCAGGCGAGCCGCCAGCTGACGGCGGCGCTGGCACAGGCCGAGAAGGAGATGCAGCAGATGGGCGACGAGTACGTCTCCACCGAGCACCTGCTCATCGGCATCGCCGCATCCGCACCGAACCAGAGCGCGGACATCCTCAAAGCGAACGGCGTGACGGCCGCGGCGCTGCGCAAGGCCGTCCCCGGCGTGCGCGGCGGCGCCAAGGTCACCAGCCCGGACGCTGAGGGCAGCTACAAGGCGTTGGAGAAGTACTCCACCGATCTGACCGCCCGCGCCAAGGAGGGTAAGCTCGACCCGGTGATCGGGCGTGATCAGGAGATCCGCCGTGTGATCCAGATCCTGAGCCGCCGCACCAAGAACAACCCGGTGCTGATCGGCGAGCCCGGCGTCGGCAAGACCGCCGTCGTGGAGGGCCTCGCCCAGCGTATCGTGGCCGGCGATGTGCCGACCACGCTGCAGAACAAGAAGCTCATCAGCCTCGATTTGGGGTCGATGGTTGCCGGCTCGAAGTACCGTGGCGAGTTCGAGGAGCGCCTCAAGAGCGTGCTCAACGAAATCAAGAACGCCGACGGCCAGATCATCACGTTCATCGACGAGATTCATACGATCGTCGGCGCTGGCGCGGCCGAAGGCTCGATGGATGCCGGCAACATGCTCAAGCCCATGCTGGCGCGCGGCGAGCTTCGCCTGATCGGCGCGACCACGCTGGACGAGTACCGCGAGAACATCGAGAAGGACCCGGCGCTTGAGCGTCGTTTCCAGCAGGTGTTCGTGGGCGAGCCGAGCGTGGAGGACACGATCGCGATTCTGCGTGGCCTGAAGCAGCGTTACGAGGCGCACCACAAGGTGACGATCGGCGACGACGCGCTGGTCGCCGCCGCGACGCTTTCGAACCGCTATATTTCCGGCCGTCAGCTGCCCGACAAGGCCATCGATCTGGTCGATGAGGCGGCCGCGCACCTGCGCATGGAGCTCGACTCCTCCCCGGAGGAGATCGACGGGCTGCAGCGCAAGGTCACGCGCTACGAGATGGAGGAGATGCAGCTCAAGAAGGCCGAGGATCCGGCCAGCAAGGAGCGCTTGGAGAAGCTGCAGAACGAGCTCGCGAACACTCGCGAGAAGCTGAGCGGCCTCAAGGCCCGCTGGGATGCGGAGAAGGCCGGCCACAACAAGGTCGGCGACCTGCGCGCCCAGCTGGACGCCAAGCGCGTCGAGGCTGACAAGTTCACCCGTGAGGGCAACCTGGCCGAGGCGTCGAAAATCCTGTACGGCGAGATTCCGGCGATTCAGAAGCAGCTGGACGCGGCCGAGAAGGCCGATGCGGAAGACGGCGCGACGGGCGAGACCAAGCCCGAGCCGATGGTGCCCGACCATGTGGACGCCGATTCGGTGGCCGGCATCGTCTCCGAGTGGACCGGCATCCCCGTCGGTCGCCTGATGCAGGGCGAGAACGAGAAGCTGCTGAGCATGGAGGACTACCTCGGCAAGCGCGTGATCGGCCAGAAGGAAGCGATCGCGGCGGTGAGCGACGCGGTGCGTCGTTCGCGCGCCGGCATCAGCGACCCGAACCGTCCGACCGGCTCGTTCCTGTTCCTCGGCCCCACCGGCGTGGGCAAGACCGAGCTCGCCAAGGCGCTCGCCGACTTCCTGTTCGACGACGAGAAGGCCATGGTCCGCATCGATATGTCGGAGTACATGGAGAAGGCGTCTGTGAGCCGTCTGATCGGCGCCGCGCCCGGCTACATCGGCTATGAGGAAGGCGGCCAGCTGACCGAGGCCGTGCGTCGTCGTCCGTACTCGGTGGTGCTGTTCGACGAAGTCGAGAAAGCTAACCCCGAAGTCTTCGACGTGCTGCTGCAGGTGCTGGACGACGGGCGTCTGACCGACGGCCAAGGCCGGACTGTGGACTTCAAGAACACGATCCTGATCATGACCTCGAACCTCGGCTCGCAGTTCCTGGTGAACCAGGACATGGACGCGGACGCCAAGAAGAAGGCCGTGATGGACGCGGTGCACATGAACTTCAAGCCGGAGTTCCTGAACCGTCTGGACGAGATCGTGATGTTCCATCCGCTGACCCGTGAGGAGCTGGGCGGCATCGTCAACATCCAGGTCGCTCAGGTGGCCTCGCGTCTGACGGATCGCCGCATCAAGCTCGACGTCACCGACGCGGCTCGCGAATGGCTCGCCAACACCGGCTATGACCCGGCGTACGGCGCTCGTCCGCTGCGCCGTCTGGTGCAGACCGAGGTCGGCGACCAGCTGGCGCGCATGCTGCTCGCCGGCAAGGTACACGACGGCGACACCGTGCTCGTCAACCAGACCGGTGGCGAGCATCTGGAACTCGGTACCATGCCCGAGGATCCGGATGCCGGCTCCGATACCGACGTCACGGTCGAAGACGTCACCGAAGACAAATGATGGCCGGGTGATGGCCGCATAATGGCCGAGTCGCGATGAGGGGAGGCCGGGCTCAATACCCGGTCTCCCCTCAATGCGTCATAAGTGCGTCACGCTGTGCGGGTCGCGTCACGCGGCGAGCGCTCGCACAGCGTGACGGTTCGTGAGAAGCCTTATTTTTCAACGTTTTTGGAGTATGCGTCACTCTGTGCGTTCGCTCTGCGTGACGTGACCCGCACAGCGTGACGCTGCATGGTGCGTGTGTAGGCGCTGTGGTGCCCGGATTCGCGCGTAAGTCCGAACGCGCCGCGACCCCTATTCGCCGACCGCGGCGCGCTGCTCCACGAACTCGCATCCAGCTATCGCGCGGGCCATGGCGTCGCGCATGGTGGACAGGAACACGCCGTCGCGCGTGAACGCCAGCGCCTGCACCTCGATGCCGTACGGCGAAAAACCGGTGAGCTTGACGAGTGGTTCGCTGCCGGGTTGCGCGAATTCGGCGGTGGCCGTGGCCACCGCGCGCTTCACTGCCTCCGTCACGTGCGCCGGGTCGCTGCCGGCCTTCGCGGTGAACGTCATCGTCACGCATCCTTCATTGGACGGCGTGAGCTTCTCCAGCGACGCGGTGTTGAGCACGGAATTGGGTATGACCATCTCGTTGCCATTGCGCTCGCGCACCACCGTCTGCCGCCACGTGATGTCCTTGACCACGCCGGCCGTCCCCGCGACCGACACCAGATCGCCCGGCTGTATCACCTTGCCGAGCATCAGCCCGAAGCCCGAGATCACGTTCGCCACGGTGTCTTTCAGACCCAGCGACACGGCGATGCCGCCGACGCCGAGCGCGGTCATCAGTGTTGTCGGGCTGATGCCGAACACCGGCTGCAGCACGATGGACGCGGCCAGTATCCACACCAGCACGCGCATGATGTTGATGAATATCGACGCGCTCGGCATGTCCGTCCGATCCAGCACCTTGCGCATCACCCGTGCCAGTCCCTTGGTGATCAACAGCGCGGCGACGATCGCCACCAGCAGGAAGATGATTTTCCCGGCGTTCGCCTCGAACCATTGCAGTATCTGATCCATGTCGCCTCCAGGGTCGCGTCCGCGTCGCGCACCCCGCGGCGGCGACTGCTCTGCAAGCCACTTTAGTGGGCGGTTTTGAAATCTCCTGGAATGTCGCCTTTGAAAATGCGGCTCCAGTAGGCCAGCATGTTCTCCTTTGACATCGACAGGTACACTCCCATGGCGAGCACGGCGACATCCTCGTTGAGCAGGTCGTCGACCGAGAGTCTCTTGCTCAGCTCCGGCCACCGCCGCAGCACCGCGAGGATACCGCCGACGGTGAAGTCGAGCATCAGGTCGGTTTTCAGATCCAGGTTGCCGGCGTCGAGCTGGAGGTCGTTGATGATCATCAGACGGCCGAAGTCCTTCAGTGACTCGATGAGCTCGGGCGAGCTATGGCTGCCGGCGAGCAGTGCCAGACGGTCGAGCCGCTGCCGCTGAACTGGGTCGTTCATCACCAGGGAGCATTGGCGCCTCCATTCGATGTCGGGATTGAGGTCGGCGCGTGGCGCCTGCACGGTCGAGTGCTCTACGGCGTGCATGATCGCCGAATCGGCCAGCTCCGGCAGGCTGGCGTAATGGTAGTAGAACGAGTTGCGGTTGACATGCGCCTCGCGTACGACTTCGGTGACGGTGATCTTGCGGTATTCGTGGTCTGCGAGCAGCTCCCAGAACGCGTTTTCGAGGCGTTCGGTCGCGGAGAGTATCTCGGAATCCTTGCGTGGGCGCGGCATGATGGTTCCCTTCCTGCGTGGCGTGCGGCTATCGTTTATTGGGCACTATGTCTATATGTGTGATATGGATTATTGTAGGGCGGATCGTGAGGCGGATGATCGGAAAATAGGCGAACTGTCCATTTTTCTCGGTTGGCGAAACAGAGTTCGGGCACGAGACGGCTACCGCGAGGAACGGGACCGGACCGCGGCCATGAGCAGCCCCATCGCCTCGATCAGATGACGGCGATCCGCCTCCGACAGACCCACGAACGTGTTGATCATCGTGGGAACGGCCTTCAGGCCGGCCGCCATGAGATCGGAAATGCTGTCGGCATGGCTCGACCGCAGCACGGAGAACAGGGCGTCCACCGCGCGCTCGCGGTCCTCGGTGCTCAACGATTCCAGCCAGCCGTTCAACGACCGGTTGAACAGCTGGGAACTCGGCGACACCTGCGGCAGATATTCGAAATCATTGCCCGAGACCTGCCAGGAGAACGTCAGATGCTGCATCACGCCCTTCTGGTCGGAGCGTACAACCCGCATCGGCTCGGGCGTCTCCAGAATCATGCCGACAATCGAGGAGTCCGGTACGATCTTCACGATGAGGGGCATGACGCTCCGATACGGATCGCTGCCGACGATCTGCGACGGGAACCCCGGCCCGTCCAGCGAATACACCGCCGTGACACGCCGCTGCACCGGCTCGGGCGCGTTCATCGCCGCATACACGGCCAGATTGCCGCCCTTGGAATGCCCCAGCAGCACCATCGGGCCGCGCCACAGGCGCGCCACGGCGCACACATACTCACACGCCGCACGCTGTGCGGGCACCGGGTAGCGAAACGCCATGTTGAAATCCTCTTTCCAACCCACGAACGAGTCGTCCGTGCCGCGGAACGCCACCGCCAGAGTGCCGCCCGGCAGCAGCATGGTCACGGCGGCGAACTGCATCTGCTGTTCCTCGCTGAAATGCTCATCGGATGCGTCCACGCGAACGCAGGCAAAGCGCGGATTGACTCCGATGGCGGCGTACAGCTCCTGCGTCAGGCGCGGGTCGGCGAGGCCGTTATGGCCGCTCTCCACATGAAAATCATCGGGGGTCAGCGCCTCCGACACCGAAGCCAGCGTTGCGTCGCCGAACTCCGGGGCGGCCAAATGGCGAATCGAGCGCACCGGATGGCGCACGTCGATGCTGCTCAGACGTCTGCGGAATGTGCCGGATCGTGCCTCGACATCGGCCAGAGTCCGCACGCATGCCGGCATGTCCTGATAGACAAGCGACGCCAGCACCAGCGCGTCGACGGCGTTGAACGGTGCGTCGACGCCGAACGGGCGGGTCTCGGAACGTGCATAATCGATGATGTTGGGCGTCGTGCGCCTCCTTTCCGCCGCGGCGGGGCTATGCTTGTCGTCCGGAGCCGCTAAGGGCCGGGCGGGTGACCGGTTACCCGTCAATATACCCGGTTCCCAACCCGCGCGAACCCAGCAACAACCGGCGACATGCCCTGTTGTGCGTGGTCGGTGGTAAAAACGAAACCAGAGTCCAACGGGGAGGTTGTGCCATGATCAACGAAACATACAAAGCCATGCTCGGCGGCAAATCGGTCATTCGAACCCTGAGTGAATACGCGACCGCAAGGGGCACCGAAATCGGATACGACAACGTGTTCGACTATTCGCTGGGCAACCCGAGCGTGCCGTGCCCGTCCAGCTTCACCAAGGCGATGATCGACATGTACGAGACCGCCGATCCGGTCGCGCTCCACGGATACAGCCCGTCGCTGGGCAACCCGGAGGCGTGCCGCACCATCGCCGAAAGCCTCAACCGGCGTTTCGGCATGGATTACACGGCCGGCCATATCTTCCCGACGACGGGTGCCGCCGGTGCGCTCGCCCACGCGCTGCGGGCCGTCACCAAGCCCGGCGACGAAGTGCTCACGTTCGCGCCATACTTCCCCGAATACCATCCGTATGTCGAAGGCGCGGGCGCGCGGCTGACCGTCGTGCCCGCCGACATCGAGAGCTTCCAGATCAACTTCGCGGCGTTCGAGGCGGCGCTGAACCCCGAGGTGACGGTCGTGCTCATCAACACGCCGAACAATCCCTCCGGCGCGGTGTATTCGGCCGAAACGCTCGACCGGCTCGCGGGTATCCTGCGGGCGAAGCAGGCCGAATACGGTCACGACATCTTCCTGATCAGCGACGAGCCCTACCGCGAGATCGTGTTTGACGGCGGCACGCAGCCGTACCCGGCCAAGTTCTACGACAACACGCTGACCTGCTACTCCTGGTCGAAGTCGCTGAGCCTGCCGGGCGAGCGCATCGGCTACGTGGCAGTCAACCCGCGGGCGACCGACGCCGAACTCATCGTGCCGATGTGCGGGCAGATCTCACGCGGCACCGGCCACAACTGCCCGAGCTCCAGCATGCAGCTCGCCGTGGCGAAGATCATCGACGAGACCAGCGACCTGAGCGTGTACGAGACGAACATGAACCTGCTGTACGATGCGCTGACCTCGATCGGCTTCGACGTGGTGCGCCCGGGCGGAACGTTCTACATCTTCCCGAAGGCGCTGGAAGCCGACGCGAACGCCTTCTGCATGAAGGCCAAGGAATACGACCTGATCCTGGTGCCGTCCGACAGCTTCGGCGTGTCCGGGTACTTCCGCATGGCCTACTGCATCGACACCGACAAGGTGAAGCGGTCGATTCCGGTGCTGGAGCGCTTCGTGCGCGAGGAATACGGATTGTAGGCGAAACCGCGCTCTCAAAACTCGCAGATACAGCCCCAAAATGTCGATTCTGGGGCTGTATCTGCGAGTTTTGAGAGCGCGGTTTCGCCTAAGAGCATCCAGAAAGCATCAGAAAACATTCGGAAACCGTTCCGCAAGGTTGCAGGACGGTTCAACGTCAGGCGCAGGGGCCGCTAGGAAAGCCGTCGTTCAATGGAGTCAATCCAAGGAAAGGACGACGACCATGCAACCCCATGACATGCAACCCCATGCGAGCCCCGGCGGCTCGCGGCGGCGTCGACCGCCGGTAATCGCGACGAGGCGGATGGTCGCCCTCACGGGTGGCCTGTGCGCGAGCCCCGGCGGCATGGTGCTGATTCGGCACCTCTCGGCCGGTTCCGCTGGCCCCGCCTCAACCATGCAGCCGCCGAGCGGCAACTTCGGTGGCGGCGCCAACACCATGCAATACGACTATTCCGGCAGCTACTCGGTGTCGCTCACCGTCGGCGAAGACTCCACCGCCGTCATCGACGGTACCGACATCACCGCCTCCAGCTCCGGGTCGAACGGCGTCTTCGCCACCGATTCCGGAACGGCGCTCGTCAACGACACATCGATTGAGACCATGGCCGACAATTCACGCGGGCTGGACGCGACCTACGGCGGCACGATATCGGCGAACAAGATCACCGCGGACACGCAGGGCGGCCACAGCGCCATCGTCGCCACCGATCGAGGCGGCGGATCGATCTCTCTCGCCGATGCGACGCTGAGCACCGCCGGCTCCGGCTCCCCGCTGCTGTATTCCACCGGCGACATTCAGGTGAACAACGTCTCCGGAACCTCATCCGGCAGCCAGATCGCCGGCATGGAAGGCCTCAATACGATCCTGATCAAGGATTCGACGTTGGAAAGCACGGTCACCGGCAAAACCGCATCCGACCCGATCGCCAATGGCACCATCATCTACCAGTCCACCTCGGGCGATGCGGAAGCCAGCACCGGCGAGCACGCCACGTTCCAGTCGGTCGATTCCACACTCAGCTCCGCCATCGGATCAGGGTCGATGTTCTACTTCACCAACACGACCGCCGATGTGGTGCTGCAGAACACTGAGCTTGATTTCGACACCGACGCGGCGACGCTCACGGACAACGCGGCGGCCGGCTCCGGCACGGGCACGGCGAGCGACGCCCCCATCACTGTGAATGTCGACGGCACGTCCACGTGGGTGGTGACGAAGGATACGACCATTTCCGCGCTCAACGTCGCTTCCGGCGGCGACGGCAACACCGTCACCATCGTGGCGAACGGCAAGACCGTGGTCTCCGGCAGCGGCGACGTGACCGTCACGGTGACCGGCTCGTATTCGACCTCGGTCTCGGCCGGGAGCGACACGGAGCTGTCGAGCGACACCATCGACCGCAGCGAGTTCGACAGCCGGTTCGGCACATCGACAGCGTGGACGATGGCATAACCATGGCGGCGTGCCAGACATCAACATCAGCAATCACTTCATCAGTCAGTTTTCAAAGGAGTCATCATGACCAGCAACAACAGCAACAATGTCAACAATGCGAATGGCGGCGAGAGCGGCAACAGCGCGGATGGTGCCATCGAGGGCGTCGCTATCGAGGTTGCGGCGAACGTCACCGGTTCGGAGCAGCATCAAGCGGCTGTAAATGACGCCGCTGTGGCTGATGGTGACCGGGCTGCGGCAGACAACGGCGGTACAGACGAGTATGCGGGGAATCGTGCGGCTGGTCTGGGAGATACCGAATGGGCTGCCGGGACCGGGGCTGCTGGATGCGGAACCGCCGGATACGGCTCGGCTGGGTATAGGCTCGCGGCAGCTCCGGGCAGTTCCGGCTATGCGCCGAACGGTCCGATGCCGGGGAGCTACGGCGAGGGATCGCGTGCGGCGTGGTACGCGCAGAATGCGCCGACGCAGGCAATGAATCCGCAGCCGGGGAATATGCAAGCGGTGAGTGGCCAGAACATGAACGCGCAGGACGCGAATATGCAGGGCGCGAATACACCAGATGCGAACGCGCAGGGCGGCCGGATGCCGTTGTATGCGGATTGGAACGGCCGGGGGCCGGTGCCTGGAGCAATGGGCGGTCAGGTCCCGACACCGAAAGGCTCGAAGGGCGGCGAACACGCGTTGAGCGGTAAGACGTGGGCATTGCTCGCCGTGGTGTCTCTGGTCTGCGGCCTCGTGGGCGGCGTCGGTGGAGCGCTCGCGGTGAACGCGCTGACCGACGACGAAGATGGCACAGGCAGCAGCCAGCAGATGTAGATGCTCGGAGGCATGGGGCAGCCGCCCAGCGGCGGCCAATTCGGCAATAGGCAGTTTCAGCAGTATGGCGGCTCAGGGAAGTCGGACAGCCAGCTCGGCAGTGGTTCCAGTGGCTCCGGCAGCAGCTCCAGCGGTTCCGGTTCCTCGTACAGCTCCGACGGCAGTGATGCGACCACAATGTAAGCCATGAGCCGGGCAAGGCTCAGCGCGAAGTGAAAGCGTCCAACCGCAATCGCTGCCCCCTATCTGCCCCCATCATCCTCGTCAAATTACGGGTTGAAATAGCCGTTCTGGGCAATTCCCCGTGCGAAATCGCCGTTTTGAGCTCGAAAAACGGCGATTTCGCACGGGGAATTGTGGATCTCGGCTATTTCAACCCGTATTTTCGCGTTCTGTTCGCCCTCCACAGCCCGTAAATGGCCCAGCCGGTCGGGCTTTACGGCTCATCCGGCCAGCGCATCGCTGACGAATCGGTCGACCGTCGACCAATGCGGCCCTTGCCTCCTCGGCTGCATCACGGCGCGCGCCCTCCAGCTTGGCGCCGGGAACCTTACCGGCCCTGACCAGTTTCATCATCGAAAGCGGCGCCTGCGTGTCAAGGACGAATC contains the following coding sequences:
- the clpB gene encoding ATP-dependent chaperone ClpB, coding for MEQKFTTMAQEVIGDAIQSASAAGNAQVETLHVMDALLRQENGVIHGLIQAAGGNPQAIGAAVRNALVKMPAASGSTTSQPQASRQLTAALAQAEKEMQQMGDEYVSTEHLLIGIAASAPNQSADILKANGVTAAALRKAVPGVRGGAKVTSPDAEGSYKALEKYSTDLTARAKEGKLDPVIGRDQEIRRVIQILSRRTKNNPVLIGEPGVGKTAVVEGLAQRIVAGDVPTTLQNKKLISLDLGSMVAGSKYRGEFEERLKSVLNEIKNADGQIITFIDEIHTIVGAGAAEGSMDAGNMLKPMLARGELRLIGATTLDEYRENIEKDPALERRFQQVFVGEPSVEDTIAILRGLKQRYEAHHKVTIGDDALVAAATLSNRYISGRQLPDKAIDLVDEAAAHLRMELDSSPEEIDGLQRKVTRYEMEEMQLKKAEDPASKERLEKLQNELANTREKLSGLKARWDAEKAGHNKVGDLRAQLDAKRVEADKFTREGNLAEASKILYGEIPAIQKQLDAAEKADAEDGATGETKPEPMVPDHVDADSVAGIVSEWTGIPVGRLMQGENEKLLSMEDYLGKRVIGQKEAIAAVSDAVRRSRAGISDPNRPTGSFLFLGPTGVGKTELAKALADFLFDDEKAMVRIDMSEYMEKASVSRLIGAAPGYIGYEEGGQLTEAVRRRPYSVVLFDEVEKANPEVFDVLLQVLDDGRLTDGQGRTVDFKNTILIMTSNLGSQFLVNQDMDADAKKKAVMDAVHMNFKPEFLNRLDEIVMFHPLTREELGGIVNIQVAQVASRLTDRRIKLDVTDAAREWLANTGYDPAYGARPLRRLVQTEVGDQLARMLLAGKVHDGDTVLVNQTGGEHLELGTMPEDPDAGSDTDVTVEDVTEDK
- a CDS encoding mechanosensitive ion channel family protein, with the translated sequence MDQILQWFEANAGKIIFLLVAIVAALLITKGLARVMRKVLDRTDMPSASIFINIMRVLVWILAASIVLQPVFGISPTTLMTALGVGGIAVSLGLKDTVANVISGFGLMLGKVIQPGDLVSVAGTAGVVKDITWRQTVVRERNGNEMVIPNSVLNTASLEKLTPSNEGCVTMTFTAKAGSDPAHVTEAVKRAVATATAEFAQPGSEPLVKLTGFSPYGIEVQALAFTRDGVFLSTMRDAMARAIAGCEFVEQRAAVGE
- a CDS encoding TetR/AcrR family transcriptional regulator, whose amino-acid sequence is MPRPRKDSEILSATERLENAFWELLADHEYRKITVTEVVREAHVNRNSFYYHYASLPELADSAIMHAVEHSTVQAPRADLNPDIEWRRQCSLVMNDPVQRQRLDRLALLAGSHSSPELIESLKDFGRLMIINDLQLDAGNLDLKTDLMLDFTVGGILAVLRRWPELSKRLSVDDLLNEDVAVLAMGVYLSMSKENMLAYWSRIFKGDIPGDFKTAH
- a CDS encoding DUF2974 domain-containing protein — protein: MTGNRSPARPLAAPDDKHSPAAAERRRTTPNIIDYARSETRPFGVDAPFNAVDALVLASLVYQDMPACVRTLADVEARSGTFRRRLSSIDVRHPVRSIRHLAAPEFGDATLASVSEALTPDDFHVESGHNGLADPRLTQELYAAIGVNPRFACVRVDASDEHFSEEQQMQFAAVTMLLPGGTLAVAFRGTDDSFVGWKEDFNMAFRYPVPAQRAACEYVCAVARLWRGPMVLLGHSKGGNLAVYAAMNAPEPVQRRVTAVYSLDGPGFPSQIVGSDPYRSVMPLIVKIVPDSSIVGMILETPEPMRVVRSDQKGVMQHLTFSWQVSGNDFEYLPQVSPSSQLFNRSLNGWLESLSTEDRERAVDALFSVLRSSHADSISDLMAAGLKAVPTMINTFVGLSEADRRHLIEAMGLLMAAVRSRSSR
- a CDS encoding pyridoxal phosphate-dependent aminotransferase, with protein sequence MINETYKAMLGGKSVIRTLSEYATARGTEIGYDNVFDYSLGNPSVPCPSSFTKAMIDMYETADPVALHGYSPSLGNPEACRTIAESLNRRFGMDYTAGHIFPTTGAAGALAHALRAVTKPGDEVLTFAPYFPEYHPYVEGAGARLTVVPADIESFQINFAAFEAALNPEVTVVLINTPNNPSGAVYSAETLDRLAGILRAKQAEYGHDIFLISDEPYREIVFDGGTQPYPAKFYDNTLTCYSWSKSLSLPGERIGYVAVNPRATDAELIVPMCGQISRGTGHNCPSSSMQLAVAKIIDETSDLSVYETNMNLLYDALTSIGFDVVRPGGTFYIFPKALEADANAFCMKAKEYDLILVPSDSFGVSGYFRMAYCIDTDKVKRSIPVLERFVREEYGL
- a CDS encoding autotransporter outer membrane beta-barrel domain-containing protein — encoded protein: MVALTGGLCASPGGMVLIRHLSAGSAGPASTMQPPSGNFGGGANTMQYDYSGSYSVSLTVGEDSTAVIDGTDITASSSGSNGVFATDSGTALVNDTSIETMADNSRGLDATYGGTISANKITADTQGGHSAIVATDRGGGSISLADATLSTAGSGSPLLYSTGDIQVNNVSGTSSGSQIAGMEGLNTILIKDSTLESTVTGKTASDPIANGTIIYQSTSGDAEASTGEHATFQSVDSTLSSAIGSGSMFYFTNTTADVVLQNTELDFDTDAATLTDNAAAGSGTGTASDAPITVNVDGTSTWVVTKDTTISALNVASGGDGNTVTIVANGKTVVSGSGDVTVTVTGSYSTSVSAGSDTELSSDTIDRSEFDSRFGTSTAWTMA